DNA from Granulicella arctica:
CGTCAAGGAGACAGCTACGGGGATTGTGTTTCTGCATACGGTTGAGGCGGGGCCGGCTAGTAAGAGCTATGGTATCGAGGTGGCTCGGCTGGCGGGGTTGCCGGCGGCGGTGATTGGGCGGGCGAGAGAGGTGTTGAAGCTGCATGAGAGGGCGGAGACACAGCAGGTTCGCGAGTCGGTTGCGGTGGCGGAGCCGAAGATGCAGATGACTATGTTTACTCCGCTGTCGCAGCGGATTGTAGATCGGTTGGAGGCGGCGGATGTGGATGGGTTGACGCCGCGGGAGGCGCTGAATTTGTTGGCGGAGTTGCAGCGGGAGTTGAAAGGGTAGGTTCTTGTTGAGGGGAAGAACAAACAACGGCAAGTGCAACCGCAGGTCCTTCGACTTCGCTGCGCTTCGCTCAGGATGACAGTTTGGTTGGGGTTGCGAGGAAAACAAGCAACAGCAAATGCAGGTCCTTCGACTGCGCTCAGGATGACAGTTTGGTTGGGATCAGGGAGGAAGAGCAAGCAACAACAAGTACAACCGCAGGTCCTTCGACTACGTGCTACGCACTTCGCTCAGGATGACAGATTAGGTGAGGAAGATTGAGGATGATGGGGAAGGCGATGATTGTTGCTGGAGTGATGAGTGGGACTTCGGCGGATGGGGTGGATGTGGCAGTTTGCCGGATTGATGCGGGTCGGGTGGAGGGTGCTGCGCCGCGTATCAAGTTGCTGGGGCACTCGGCGTTTCGGTATCCGAAGGCAGTGCGGGCGGCGGTGTTGGGGGCGATGGATGCGAAGGCTATTTCGGTGGCGGAGTTGTCTCGGCTGAATTGGCGGCTGGGGGAGATCTATGCGGATTGTGTGGAGAAGGCGGCGGCTCGGCTTGGTGTGAAGGTAGGGTTGGTGGGGTGTCATGGGCAGACGATCTATCACCAGGGGGTGGCGGCGCGGTGTCTGGGGGCGTCGGTGCGGGCTACGTGGCAGGTGGGTGAGGCGAGTGTGATTGCGGAGCGGCTGCGGGTTCCGGTGGTGAGTGATTTTCGTCCGGCGGATCTGGCGGCGGGGGGACAGGGTGCTCCGTTGGTGCCGATGCTGGACTTTGTGATGTTTCGGTCGGCAAGGGTGACGCGGGTGTTGCAGAATCTGGGGGGGATTGGGAATCTGACTGCTCTGCCTGCGGGGTGCTCAGCGGATAGGGTGATGGCGTTCGATACGGGGCCGGCGAATATGGTGATCGACGCTTGCATGGAGCGACTGTTCGGGCGCGGCTATGACCGTGGTGGTGCGGTGGCGAGGCGTGGGCGGGTGCTCTCGGATGTGGTGCGGGGGGTGTTGCGGGAGGGGTACTTCTCTGCCCTGCCGCCGAAGAGCTGTGGGCGAGAGGAGTTTGGGGAGGGGTTTGTTTCGAGGTTCATTGATGCGTGTCGGCGAGCGGGTGGGAGCGATGCGGATGTGGTGGCTACGGCTACGGCGCTGACGGCGGAGTCGGTGGTGGATGCGTATCGGCGGTTTGTGTGGGCGCATGTGGGACAGGCTGCTCCGCTGGCGAAGGTGGAGTTTGTCGCTGCGGGGGGTGGGGCTAAGAATGCTACTCTCATGGGGATGTTGCGGGATGGGTTGGAGCCGCTGGGAGTGCGGGTTCGGTTGATGGAGGAGTTGGGGGTTCCGGCTCAGGCGAAGGAGGCGGTGGCGTTTGCGCTGCTGGCCTGGCTGACCTGGCATCGGCGGCCGGGGAATGTGATGGCGGCTACGGGAGCGGGGCGGGCGGTGGTGTTGGGGAAGGTGACGTTCTGATGATGCAGATCGGAGATAAGAGCTGTTGGTGGAACCGAGAATTGCC
Protein-coding regions in this window:
- a CDS encoding anhydro-N-acetylmuramic acid kinase, with product MMGKAMIVAGVMSGTSADGVDVAVCRIDAGRVEGAAPRIKLLGHSAFRYPKAVRAAVLGAMDAKAISVAELSRLNWRLGEIYADCVEKAAARLGVKVGLVGCHGQTIYHQGVAARCLGASVRATWQVGEASVIAERLRVPVVSDFRPADLAAGGQGAPLVPMLDFVMFRSARVTRVLQNLGGIGNLTALPAGCSADRVMAFDTGPANMVIDACMERLFGRGYDRGGAVARRGRVLSDVVRGVLREGYFSALPPKSCGREEFGEGFVSRFIDACRRAGGSDADVVATATALTAESVVDAYRRFVWAHVGQAAPLAKVEFVAAGGGAKNATLMGMLRDGLEPLGVRVRLMEELGVPAQAKEAVAFALLAWLTWHRRPGNVMAATGAGRAVVLGKVTF